The following coding sequences are from one Collimonas arenae window:
- a CDS encoding ABC transporter ATP-binding protein has product MDAQSLRTQKEAIVATGLTKWFGEGDTKMTAVNNVNFVAHFGEILFIVGPSGSGKTTLLSIISGILRPNAGTVTVDGANIWEFDKDRLADFRLTKVGFVFQDYHLFPRLTTAENIAIPLILRQRNWNESIAEARKYVDIVGLTGRSEILPVKLSGGEQQRVAIARAIIGAPEILILDEPTASLDGDTGKMIISFIKEKILNQNRCIVIVTHDARINEYADRIIHMEDGRITGLDKGTE; this is encoded by the coding sequence ATGGATGCCCAGAGCCTCAGAACGCAAAAGGAAGCGATCGTCGCTACCGGCCTGACCAAATGGTTTGGTGAAGGTGACACCAAGATGACAGCGGTCAACAATGTGAATTTTGTTGCCCACTTCGGCGAAATTCTGTTCATCGTGGGACCTTCTGGCAGCGGCAAGACCACGCTGCTGAGCATTATTTCGGGCATCCTGCGTCCCAACGCCGGCACAGTGACGGTTGATGGTGCCAATATTTGGGAGTTCGACAAAGACCGTCTGGCGGATTTTCGCCTCACCAAGGTCGGTTTCGTATTCCAGGACTATCACCTGTTTCCGCGATTGACAACCGCGGAGAATATTGCCATTCCGCTGATCCTGAGACAGCGCAACTGGAATGAATCGATTGCCGAGGCAAGGAAGTACGTCGACATTGTGGGTCTGACCGGGCGCAGCGAAATACTTCCAGTCAAACTGTCCGGTGGGGAGCAGCAACGCGTAGCAATCGCGCGGGCAATCATCGGCGCTCCCGAAATACTGATCCTGGATGAGCCTACCGCCTCGCTGGACGGCGACACCGGCAAGATGATCATTTCCTTCATCAAGGAAAAAATCCTTAATCAGAATCGCTGCATCGTCATCGTTACGCACGATGCCCGCATCAACGAATACGCCGACCGCATCATCCACATGGAAGACGGTCGTATCACCGGCCTGGACAAGGGGACGGAATGA
- a CDS encoding universal stress protein, protein MFKHLLLPTDGSLASEIAIHFAMPFAKEINARVTGVYVIPEYHVIADQFAMAACTKEQFDIESTALTLEFLAVIEREARQAGVICDTEYVVSAHPHEAIIKLAADKECDLIVMASHGRTGVRALMLGSETQKVLTHSRIPVLVLR, encoded by the coding sequence ATGTTCAAGCATCTTCTATTACCGACGGATGGCTCGCTGGCATCCGAAATAGCGATTCACTTCGCCATGCCCTTTGCAAAGGAAATCAATGCCAGGGTGACTGGCGTATATGTGATTCCTGAATACCACGTGATCGCCGACCAATTCGCAATGGCCGCTTGTACCAAGGAGCAGTTCGACATTGAAAGCACAGCCCTCACTCTTGAGTTCCTTGCAGTGATAGAACGAGAGGCCAGGCAAGCCGGCGTCATATGCGATACCGAGTATGTAGTCAGCGCGCATCCCCACGAAGCCATCATCAAGCTGGCCGCAGACAAGGAGTGCGATCTGATCGTCATGGCATCGCACGGCAGAACTGGGGTACGCGCGCTCATGCTGGGAAGCGAGACGCAGAAAGTGTTGACGCATTCCCGTATACCGGTATTGGTGCTTCGGTAG
- a CDS encoding SPW repeat protein, with the protein MTTVRWQDWLSVGLGCWLAISPWQMDYWLDSAAASNACAIGVALVIFNLISARRIVDSGQEIVNILIGLWLILSPFALNFGAEKYVTLNALILGSAVVILAIWQIRDAVK; encoded by the coding sequence ATGACCACTGTGCGATGGCAAGACTGGCTAAGCGTTGGCCTTGGATGCTGGCTGGCCATCTCTCCTTGGCAAATGGACTACTGGCTAGACAGCGCCGCCGCCAGCAATGCTTGCGCAATCGGCGTGGCGTTGGTGATCTTCAACCTGATTTCCGCGCGCCGGATAGTCGATAGCGGCCAGGAAATAGTCAACATCCTGATTGGACTCTGGTTGATTCTCTCCCCCTTTGCTCTCAATTTCGGCGCTGAAAAATATGTGACCCTCAACGCGCTCATATTGGGGAGCGCAGTTGTCATACTGGCCATCTGGCAAATACGCGATGCCGTCAAGTAA
- the phaP gene encoding TIGR01841 family phasin (Members of this family are phasins (small proteins associated with inclusions such as PHA granules). Note that several different families of phasins have been named PhaP despite very little sequence similarity to each other.) has protein sequence MFPLLEPISTMMKTACEAQFAAMAELTEAALDGMVKATNLNLDAMKASMTASANASQQMMSATTPQEWLLLRSAQMRPAAEQACHYGHHMADIVSCTQAEMLRGAATHAAKTVDKMHALSTGAK, from the coding sequence ATGTTTCCGCTTTTGGAACCCATTTCGACCATGATGAAGACCGCATGCGAAGCTCAATTTGCGGCAATGGCCGAACTGACTGAGGCCGCGCTGGATGGCATGGTGAAGGCAACCAACCTGAACCTGGATGCGATGAAGGCATCAATGACGGCGTCGGCGAATGCCTCGCAGCAAATGATGTCCGCGACCACCCCTCAAGAATGGCTATTGCTGAGATCCGCTCAAATGCGGCCAGCCGCTGAGCAAGCTTGCCACTATGGCCATCATATGGCCGACATCGTGTCTTGTACCCAGGCCGAGATGCTGAGAGGCGCCGCAACGCATGCGGCAAAGACCGTCGACAAAATGCACGCCTTGTCGACTGGCGCCAAATAG
- a CDS encoding NRAMP family divalent metal transporter — protein MPNADSGAPVPANGLRILWDRLKEHPLARVGPGLITGVADDDPSGIATYSQAGAQFGLNMLWTMPLAFPLMSAIQSMCGCIGRVTGKGLAANIKDSFPPVVLLTVVSLLLVANILNIAADVAAMGEVAELVTGFNRHLMTAFFVFATLLLQVFIPYHRYVSFLKWLTLSLLAYAAVLFTVHVPWGEVALRTVWPKFAFNSTTAAVIVGVFGTTISPYLFFWQASEEVEDMQAKPGAVALASDGKDPDQELRRIQWDTWSGMFYSDITAFFIILATAVTLHVAGITDIDTAAQAASALRPLAGDFAYILFALGILGVGMIGVPVLAGSAGYALSEAMGWRSGLERKASDAIGFYSVIAISVLAGLAIQYSPISPMKALFWSAVINGVVAVPLMIVIILLVSKKSVMGKFTAGRLTTVLGWIATAVMGAAAIRMFVPG, from the coding sequence ATGCCCAACGCGGACTCTGGCGCCCCGGTTCCAGCCAACGGTCTGCGTATCTTGTGGGATCGTCTGAAAGAACATCCTTTGGCCCGCGTCGGGCCCGGATTGATCACCGGCGTTGCCGATGACGATCCCAGCGGCATCGCCACCTATTCGCAGGCAGGCGCCCAATTCGGACTCAATATGCTGTGGACCATGCCGCTGGCGTTTCCATTAATGTCGGCAATCCAGTCCATGTGCGGGTGCATCGGCCGGGTCACCGGTAAAGGATTGGCCGCCAACATCAAGGATTCGTTTCCCCCAGTTGTGTTGCTGACGGTTGTGTCGTTGCTCCTGGTCGCCAATATTCTCAATATCGCAGCAGATGTCGCCGCCATGGGAGAGGTAGCCGAGCTGGTTACAGGATTCAACCGTCATCTGATGACAGCGTTTTTTGTATTTGCCACGTTACTGCTGCAAGTATTCATCCCCTATCATCGCTACGTATCCTTCCTGAAATGGCTGACGCTCTCCCTGCTGGCCTACGCCGCAGTCCTGTTCACAGTTCATGTCCCCTGGGGAGAAGTGGCGCTGCGTACTGTCTGGCCGAAATTCGCATTTAATTCCACGACTGCCGCCGTGATCGTCGGCGTCTTTGGCACCACCATCAGTCCCTATCTTTTTTTCTGGCAGGCGTCGGAAGAAGTTGAAGATATGCAGGCAAAACCCGGCGCTGTCGCGCTGGCTAGTGACGGCAAGGACCCCGATCAGGAACTGCGACGCATCCAATGGGATACATGGAGCGGCATGTTTTATTCCGACATCACCGCGTTCTTCATTATCCTGGCGACGGCGGTCACGCTCCACGTTGCCGGCATCACAGACATCGACACCGCCGCCCAGGCCGCCAGCGCACTCAGGCCTCTTGCTGGAGATTTCGCCTATATCCTGTTCGCCCTTGGCATTCTAGGCGTCGGCATGATCGGGGTGCCTGTACTGGCCGGCTCTGCCGGTTATGCGCTGTCGGAGGCAATGGGTTGGCGGTCCGGGTTGGAACGCAAGGCCAGTGATGCAATCGGGTTTTATAGCGTGATCGCCATCAGCGTGCTGGCGGGGCTCGCCATCCAGTATTCGCCGATCAGCCCGATGAAGGCGTTGTTCTGGAGTGCGGTCATCAATGGCGTCGTCGCTGTGCCTTTAATGATCGTGATCATCCTGTTGGTTTCAAAAAAATCCGTGATGGGAAAGTTTACTGCTGGCCGATTGACAACAGTGCTCGGATGGATTGCTACCGCGGTGATGGGAGCGGCGGCGATACGGATGTTTGTTCCAGGTTAG
- a CDS encoding phosphoketolase → MITDQPTLSDRPLVPELLRKMHAYWRAANYLSVGQIYLYDNPLLKEPLQLAHIKPRLLGHWGTTPGLNFVYIHLNRIIKRQDLNVIYIAGPGHGGPGLVANTYLEGCYSETYPDISQDEEGMKKLFKQFSFPGGIPSHVAPETPGSIHEGGELGYSLSHAFGAAFDNPDLLVACVVGDGEAETGPLATSWHSNKFLNPVCDGAVLPILHLNGYKIAGPTVLARIPHDELESLFRGYGYTPYFVEGDDPVEMHQLMAATLDKVVTRIHDIQRDARTNGFKQRPSWPMIILRSPKGWTGPKIVDDKPVEGTFRAHQVPIADMQRPGHVALLEQWMKSYHAEELFDKKGRLNAELAELAPLGSRRMGANPHANGGALLHDLRLPDFRHYAVDVPAPGATTAEATRVQGEFIRDIVRLNPHTFRVFSPDETASNRWGDVFEVSNRCSTAEIIDIDDHVAADGRVMEMLSENQCEGWLEGYLLTGRHGFFSCYEAFIHIVDSMFNQHAKWLKAANHIPWRRPIASLNYLLSSHVWRQDHNGASHQDPGFIDHVINKKAEVIRVYLPPDANTLLSVTDHCLRSRNYINVIVAGKQPEMQWLDMTAALQHCAAGIGIWEWASNDKGGEPDVVMACAGDVPTLETLAAVALLRKHFPELKVRVINVVDLMRLQPKSAHPHGLDDRDFDELFTVDKPVIFAYHGYPALIHRLTYRRTNHKNLHVHGYKEEGTTTTPFDMVVLNELDRFHLFADVVDRLPQLAAQATYAKQFVRDRLFAHRNYIEQYGEDMPEIRNWKWVNDSDKG, encoded by the coding sequence GTGATAACGGACCAACCCACGCTCTCGGATCGGCCGCTGGTGCCAGAACTGCTGCGCAAGATGCATGCCTATTGGCGGGCGGCCAACTACTTGTCAGTCGGGCAGATTTATCTCTACGACAATCCACTGCTGAAAGAGCCGTTGCAACTCGCGCACATCAAGCCACGCTTGCTGGGCCATTGGGGTACCACGCCAGGGTTGAATTTCGTCTATATACACCTGAACCGTATCATCAAACGGCAGGACCTCAACGTCATCTACATCGCCGGTCCAGGTCATGGTGGTCCTGGCCTGGTCGCGAATACCTATCTGGAAGGCTGTTACAGCGAGACATATCCCGATATTTCACAAGACGAGGAGGGCATGAAAAAACTGTTCAAACAGTTTTCCTTCCCCGGCGGGATCCCCAGCCATGTGGCGCCGGAAACACCGGGTTCAATCCACGAGGGAGGGGAGTTGGGTTATTCGCTGTCGCATGCTTTCGGCGCGGCGTTTGACAACCCCGATTTGCTGGTTGCATGCGTCGTGGGAGACGGCGAAGCGGAAACCGGGCCACTGGCAACCAGCTGGCATTCGAACAAATTTCTCAACCCCGTGTGTGATGGCGCGGTGCTACCGATCCTGCACTTGAACGGCTACAAGATCGCCGGCCCAACCGTACTGGCCCGCATTCCGCACGACGAACTTGAATCATTGTTTCGCGGCTACGGCTATACACCTTATTTTGTAGAGGGCGATGATCCGGTCGAGATGCATCAATTGATGGCAGCGACACTGGATAAGGTGGTTACCCGGATTCACGATATCCAGCGCGATGCCCGCACCAATGGTTTCAAGCAGCGGCCAAGCTGGCCGATGATTATCCTGCGTTCGCCCAAAGGTTGGACAGGCCCCAAGATAGTCGACGACAAACCGGTCGAAGGGACGTTCCGGGCGCATCAAGTACCCATCGCCGATATGCAACGTCCCGGACACGTGGCATTGCTTGAACAATGGATGAAGAGCTACCACGCAGAAGAACTGTTCGACAAGAAAGGACGTTTGAACGCCGAGCTGGCCGAGCTGGCGCCCTTGGGTAGTCGTCGCATGGGGGCAAATCCACATGCAAATGGCGGTGCTCTCCTGCATGATTTGCGACTGCCAGATTTCCGTCACTATGCTGTTGATGTGCCGGCCCCTGGCGCAACGACAGCAGAAGCAACCAGGGTGCAAGGAGAATTCATCCGCGATATCGTCAGGCTGAATCCTCACACCTTCCGCGTCTTCAGTCCCGATGAAACCGCCTCGAACCGTTGGGGCGATGTATTTGAGGTCAGCAACCGCTGTTCAACTGCTGAAATCATCGACATTGACGATCATGTGGCCGCCGATGGCCGGGTGATGGAGATGCTGAGTGAAAATCAATGCGAAGGTTGGCTGGAAGGTTATCTGCTGACCGGCCGCCACGGTTTTTTTTCGTGCTACGAAGCATTCATCCATATTGTCGATTCGATGTTCAATCAGCACGCCAAGTGGCTCAAGGCCGCGAATCATATTCCCTGGCGGCGTCCCATCGCGTCGTTGAACTACCTGCTGTCGTCGCACGTCTGGCGGCAGGATCACAACGGTGCCAGTCATCAGGATCCCGGTTTCATCGATCATGTGATCAACAAGAAAGCCGAGGTCATCCGGGTTTATCTGCCGCCCGACGCCAACACGCTCTTGTCGGTGACCGATCATTGCCTGCGTAGCCGCAACTACATCAACGTCATTGTTGCCGGCAAACAGCCGGAGATGCAATGGCTGGACATGACTGCAGCACTCCAGCATTGCGCTGCCGGCATCGGCATCTGGGAATGGGCCAGCAATGACAAAGGCGGTGAGCCGGACGTGGTCATGGCTTGCGCAGGCGACGTACCCACTCTTGAAACTCTGGCCGCAGTTGCTTTGCTGCGCAAACATTTCCCTGAACTCAAGGTGCGCGTCATTAATGTTGTCGATCTAATGAGATTGCAACCGAAAAGCGCCCATCCGCACGGTTTGGACGACCGCGATTTCGACGAGCTGTTCACCGTCGACAAGCCAGTTATCTTTGCCTACCATGGCTACCCGGCCCTGATCCATCGCCTCACATACCGGCGTACAAACCATAAAAACCTGCATGTTCATGGCTACAAGGAGGAGGGCACGACGACCACGCCGTTCGACATGGTGGTGCTCAACGAACTGGACCGGTTCCATCTTTTTGCCGACGTCGTTGACCGTCTGCCGCAATTGGCGGCGCAAGCGACATATGCCAAACAGTTCGTGCGCGACAGATTGTTTGCACACAGGAACTACATTGAACAATATGGCGAAGATATGCCGGAGATACGAAACTGGAAGTGGGTGAATGATAGTGACAAGGGGTGA